Proteins encoded within one genomic window of Rhizobium favelukesii:
- a CDS encoding FAD-dependent oxidoreductase, with protein sequence MADNRSDPSGPDLALGIALTDLPDGGKLVGHRDGEPVLLVRRGAEIFAVAATCSHYGGPLVDGLVAEYGVRCPWHHACFDLRTGEALGAPALSPLACWPVEQRGERILVGEKRKKQSPAPRQNNAGLLPERIVLVGGGAAGFAAAERLRRVQYQGAIVMISDDEALPVDRPNLSKDYLAGKAPEDWIPLRKEGFYARNGIDLRLGTKVAAIDVRASEVVLADGARVAFDKLLLATGAEPVRLTIPGAGQPHVHTLRSLADSRRIIAQTGAARHAVVLGASFIGLEVAAALRTRGVKVHVVAPDERPMGRVLGPQMGDFIRALHEENGVVFHLGDTAASIDASEVRLSSGGTLAADIVVAGIGVRPRVDLAKAAGLATDRGVLVDAYLETSVPGIYAAGDIARWPDPHSGENIRVEHWVVAQRQGAAAALNMLGRRKKFTDVPFFWSQHYDIPINYVGHAEEWDAIEVEGDVAARDCLLRFKRGGRVLAVATIFRDTESLQAELAMEQNKA encoded by the coding sequence ATGGCGGATAACCGTTCAGACCCGAGCGGGCCCGATCTTGCCCTCGGCATTGCGCTCACCGATCTTCCTGATGGCGGCAAGCTGGTCGGCCATCGCGACGGCGAGCCCGTGCTTCTGGTGCGTCGCGGCGCAGAGATATTCGCCGTCGCTGCCACCTGTTCGCACTATGGCGGGCCGCTGGTCGACGGTCTCGTGGCCGAGTACGGCGTCCGCTGCCCCTGGCATCACGCCTGCTTCGACTTGCGCACCGGAGAGGCCCTGGGTGCGCCTGCGCTATCACCGCTCGCTTGCTGGCCCGTCGAGCAGCGCGGCGAAAGGATTCTCGTTGGCGAGAAGCGAAAGAAACAGTCGCCCGCCCCGCGCCAAAACAATGCCGGGCTGCTCCCAGAAAGGATCGTCCTCGTCGGCGGTGGCGCGGCAGGCTTTGCCGCAGCCGAGAGATTGCGGCGTGTACAATATCAGGGCGCCATCGTCATGATTAGCGACGACGAGGCACTGCCCGTCGACCGCCCAAACCTTTCGAAGGACTATCTCGCGGGCAAGGCGCCCGAAGACTGGATCCCGCTGCGCAAGGAAGGCTTTTATGCCAGGAACGGCATCGACCTGCGCCTCGGAACCAAGGTTGCCGCCATCGATGTCCGTGCCAGCGAGGTCGTGCTCGCCGATGGAGCTCGGGTCGCCTTCGACAAATTGCTGCTCGCGACCGGCGCCGAACCGGTGCGCCTGACCATCCCCGGCGCCGGCCAGCCTCATGTCCACACGTTGCGCTCGCTTGCCGACAGCCGCAGGATTATCGCGCAGACCGGCGCGGCGCGGCACGCTGTCGTGCTCGGCGCCAGCTTCATCGGCCTCGAGGTTGCCGCCGCTCTTCGGACCCGCGGTGTTAAAGTGCATGTGGTGGCGCCCGACGAACGCCCGATGGGACGGGTTCTGGGCCCCCAGATGGGCGACTTCATCCGCGCCCTGCATGAGGAAAATGGCGTCGTCTTCCACCTCGGGGATACTGCGGCGAGCATCGACGCGAGCGAGGTCCGGCTGAGCAGCGGCGGCACCCTGGCCGCCGACATCGTCGTTGCTGGTATCGGCGTGCGGCCGCGGGTCGATCTCGCCAAAGCAGCCGGTCTCGCCACCGATCGGGGCGTCCTGGTCGATGCCTATCTCGAGACCAGCGTGCCAGGGATATATGCGGCCGGCGATATCGCGCGGTGGCCCGACCCTCACAGCGGCGAGAACATCAGGGTGGAGCACTGGGTGGTGGCGCAGCGGCAGGGGGCTGCCGCGGCCCTCAATATGCTCGGACGCCGGAAGAAGTTCACGGATGTGCCGTTCTTCTGGAGCCAGCATTACGACATTCCGATCAACTATGTCGGCCATGCCGAGGAATGGGACGCGATCGAGGTCGAGGGGGACGTTGCCGCGAGGGACTGCCTCCTGCGCTTCAAGCGCGGCGGACGCGTTCTGGCGGTTGCCACGATCTTCCGCGATACCGAAAGCCTCCAGGCAGAACTGGCGATGGAGCAGAACAAAGCCTAG
- the atzF gene encoding allophanate hydrolase, whose translation MLPAILDLASLKSTYASGLSPLDLVEEVIIRRNASDDPAIFIMPTPDDMLRDAAKALMARAPNPNSLPLWGIPFAVKDNIDVAGLPTTAACPAFAYHPDMDATVVARLKAAGALVIGKTNLDQFATGLNGTRSPHGAPRSVFDKDYVSGGSSSGSAVAVASGLASFALGTDTAGSGRVPAAFNNLVGIKPTPGLVPNVGVVPACRSVDVVTIFAATVGDGVAIRKVMEGYDAADPFSRKAAPASLPASGLRIGVLDGAEREFFGNRQVEALYDAAIERARVLGATIVAFDYAPFRQAAELLYNGPWVAERLAAVKDFLATNAGDFDPTVHTIIEGAKAYDAVDAFEGRYKLEALRQKTREEWGKADILMLPTSPTTYTVEEMKADPIVKNGHFGRYTNFVNLLDCAAIAVPAGFDAHGHLPAGVTLIGPAFTDDALASFADAMHRTLNAGMGKDRVAKIPEASRVPQADDGSVPIVVVGAHLSGMPLNHELASSGGYRLKTCRTAGDYRLFALSGTVPPKPGLVRDPSFAGKGVEVEVWALSPEAFGRFVQKIPAPLGIGKISLDDGTAVSGFLCEAHAIVDALDITDFGGWRNYLRAKAKTTAS comes from the coding sequence ATGCTCCCTGCTATTCTCGATCTCGCTTCGCTCAAATCCACCTATGCATCGGGATTGTCACCTCTCGATCTCGTCGAGGAAGTGATCATCCGCCGCAATGCTTCCGACGATCCGGCGATCTTCATCATGCCGACGCCGGACGATATGCTGCGCGACGCCGCCAAGGCGCTGATGGCCCGCGCGCCCAATCCCAACAGTCTTCCGCTCTGGGGCATCCCTTTTGCGGTCAAGGACAATATCGATGTGGCCGGGCTTCCGACGACGGCCGCCTGCCCGGCCTTCGCCTATCATCCCGACATGGACGCAACGGTGGTGGCACGGCTCAAAGCCGCCGGCGCGCTGGTGATCGGCAAGACCAATCTCGACCAGTTCGCCACCGGCCTCAACGGCACGCGCTCGCCCCACGGCGCGCCGCGCTCGGTTTTCGACAAGGACTATGTGTCGGGCGGCTCGAGTTCCGGCTCGGCGGTTGCCGTCGCTTCGGGCCTGGCGAGCTTCGCGCTCGGCACCGACACGGCCGGTTCCGGCCGCGTGCCGGCGGCCTTCAACAATCTCGTTGGCATCAAGCCGACGCCTGGGCTGGTGCCGAACGTCGGCGTCGTGCCTGCCTGCCGCAGCGTCGACGTCGTCACCATTTTTGCCGCGACGGTTGGCGATGGCGTTGCGATCCGCAAGGTGATGGAAGGCTATGACGCCGCCGATCCGTTCTCGCGCAAAGCGGCTCCCGCCAGCCTGCCCGCCTCGGGCCTCCGGATCGGCGTGCTTGACGGGGCCGAGCGGGAATTCTTCGGCAACAGGCAGGTCGAAGCCCTCTATGACGCCGCAATCGAAAGAGCACGCGTGCTCGGCGCCACCATCGTTGCCTTCGACTATGCGCCGTTCCGGCAGGCGGCCGAACTGCTCTACAACGGCCCCTGGGTCGCCGAACGGCTGGCGGCCGTGAAGGATTTTCTCGCAACGAACGCCGGCGACTTCGATCCCACCGTGCACACCATCATCGAGGGCGCCAAAGCCTACGACGCCGTTGACGCCTTCGAGGGCCGATACAAGCTCGAAGCGCTACGCCAGAAGACCAGGGAAGAGTGGGGGAAGGCGGATATCCTGATGCTGCCGACCTCGCCGACCACCTACACGGTCGAAGAGATGAAGGCGGATCCAATCGTGAAAAACGGTCATTTCGGGCGATACACCAACTTCGTCAATCTGCTCGATTGCGCGGCAATCGCCGTTCCGGCCGGTTTTGACGCGCACGGCCACCTGCCGGCCGGTGTGACACTGATCGGCCCGGCGTTTACCGACGATGCCCTTGCCTCATTCGCCGACGCCATGCACCGGACGTTGAATGCGGGAATGGGCAAGGATCGTGTGGCCAAAATACCCGAGGCAAGTCGTGTGCCGCAAGCCGATGACGGCTCGGTGCCGATTGTCGTCGTCGGGGCACATCTGAGCGGCATGCCGCTCAACCACGAACTCGCCTCTTCGGGCGGATACCGGCTGAAAACTTGCCGAACGGCGGGCGACTACCGTCTCTTCGCGCTGTCTGGAACCGTCCCCCCCAAACCAGGATTGGTGCGCGATCCAAGCTTTGCGGGCAAGGGTGTGGAGGTCGAGGTCTGGGCACTGTCACCCGAAGCCTTCGGTCGCTTCGTCCAGAAAATCCCTGCACCGCTTGGCATCGGCAAGATCTCACTGGATGACGGCACCGCGGTCTCGGGCTTCCTGTGCGAAGCCCATGCCATTGTTGATGCGCTGGATATCACCGACTTCGGCGGTTGGCGAAACTATCTCCGTGCCAAGGCCAAAACAACAGCTTCCTGA
- the uca gene encoding urea carboxylase, whose protein sequence is MFKKVLIANRGEIAVRIIKTLQRMGIASVAVYSDADRFSKAVLMADEAVRLGPAPASESYLDVDAVIAACKATGAEAVHPGYGFLSENIGFAERLAKEGIAFIGPTPGNIAAFGLKHTARELARESGVPLLRGSTLLETSDDALTAATDIGYPLMLKSTAGGGGIGMQLCDNPESLKAAFESVQRTARASFGDARVYLERFVARARHVEVQIFGDGNGRVIALGERDCSLQRRNQKVIEETPAPGLSDAVRTRLHAAAVALGASAHYRSAGTVEFIYDPAGEEFYFLEVNTRLQVEHPVTEAVFGIDLVEWMIRQAAGEDVLAGKENLVPKGAAIEARIYAEMPHAGFRPSAGLLTEVVFPENVRVDGWIETGTEVSSYYDPMLAKVIVKAKDRPAAIEALGKALEDSAISGIETNLDYLKAIAASDLLASGNVATTALKDFVFVPDVVEVIAPGAQSSLQELPGRLGLWHVGVPPSGPMDERSFRHANRVLGNADETAALEITVSGPVLKFFSDVTVALAGAQMPMTLDGTPVQHGMAILVKAGQTLAIGAIAGAGQRSYLAVAGGFAAPEVLGSRATFGLGKFGGHATGTLRAGHVLRLARVPQSVSKPANEPVRLTRDWEVGVLYGPHGAPDFFLEEDIETLFATEYEVHFNSARTGVRLIGPAPKWARADGGEAGLHPSNLHDNAYAVGAIDFTGDMPIILGPDGPSLGGFVCPAVIARDEQWKMGQFKPGDKIRFRALKRAEDPIAGPMVKRIGDDAGAAIIGRNEVGPVPVVYRRQGDDNLLVEYGPMQLDIALRLRVHLLMQAITDAKLPGLVDLTPGIRSLQIHYDGTGLTRTRLVGLLTEIEACLPPAQAVKVPSRVVHLPLSWNDPDAELAMRKYQELVRPNAPWCPSNIEFIRRINGLADEQAVRNIVFDASYIVLGLGDVYLGAPVATPMDPRHRLVTTKYNPARTWTPENAVGIGGAYMCIYGMEGPGGYQLFGRTIQVWNTWHQTPVFSKEKPWLLDFFDQIRFFPVSHEELTEARAAFPHGGYPIRIEETEFSYAAYEAELAVNAQAIGAFKANQQLAFEAERQRWKDFGLDSFVVDEAGTGPGLGGDIPEGCFGIESAVPGNVWKILVEEGQPVASGETLAIIESMKMEINVTAHAAGRVRDLRAGPGRNVKAGDVLVVLEEI, encoded by the coding sequence ATGTTCAAGAAGGTTCTGATCGCAAACCGGGGCGAAATCGCTGTCCGGATCATCAAGACGTTGCAGCGCATGGGTATTGCCTCCGTCGCCGTCTATTCGGATGCCGACCGCTTTTCCAAGGCTGTACTGATGGCGGACGAGGCGGTACGGCTCGGTCCGGCACCGGCGTCCGAAAGCTACCTCGACGTCGACGCCGTCATCGCTGCCTGCAAGGCGACCGGTGCCGAAGCCGTGCATCCGGGCTACGGCTTCCTGTCGGAGAATATCGGCTTTGCCGAGCGGCTGGCGAAGGAAGGCATTGCCTTCATCGGCCCGACGCCCGGCAATATCGCCGCCTTCGGGCTGAAACATACTGCCCGCGAGCTGGCGCGCGAAAGCGGTGTGCCGCTACTTCGCGGCAGCACACTGTTGGAGACGAGCGACGACGCGCTCACGGCCGCGACCGACATCGGCTATCCGCTGATGCTGAAATCGACCGCCGGCGGCGGTGGCATCGGCATGCAGCTTTGCGACAACCCCGAAAGCCTGAAGGCAGCCTTCGAGAGCGTGCAGCGTACCGCGCGCGCAAGCTTCGGCGATGCCCGCGTCTATCTTGAACGCTTTGTCGCCAGGGCCCGCCATGTCGAAGTGCAGATTTTCGGCGACGGCAATGGCCGGGTGATCGCGCTTGGCGAACGCGACTGCTCTTTGCAGCGCCGGAACCAGAAGGTGATCGAGGAGACGCCAGCGCCGGGGTTGTCCGACGCCGTTCGAACCCGCCTGCATGCAGCGGCCGTCGCCCTCGGCGCCTCCGCCCACTACCGGTCGGCGGGAACGGTCGAATTCATCTATGATCCGGCTGGCGAGGAATTTTATTTCCTTGAGGTCAACACCCGGCTGCAGGTCGAGCATCCGGTCACCGAAGCGGTCTTCGGCATCGATCTCGTCGAGTGGATGATCCGCCAGGCCGCGGGCGAAGACGTGCTCGCCGGCAAGGAGAATCTCGTTCCCAAGGGTGCTGCCATCGAGGCGCGCATCTATGCCGAAATGCCGCATGCCGGGTTCAGGCCAAGTGCTGGACTTCTGACCGAGGTTGTCTTTCCCGAAAACGTGCGTGTCGACGGTTGGATCGAGACGGGCACAGAGGTAAGCTCCTATTACGATCCCATGCTCGCCAAGGTGATCGTGAAGGCTAAGGATCGCCCCGCCGCAATCGAGGCACTCGGCAAGGCGCTCGAGGACAGCGCGATTTCCGGGATCGAGACCAATCTCGATTATCTGAAAGCGATCGCGGCTTCCGATCTGCTGGCGAGCGGCAATGTGGCAACGACGGCACTCAAGGATTTTGTCTTCGTGCCGGATGTCGTCGAAGTAATAGCGCCGGGCGCTCAATCGAGCCTGCAGGAACTGCCCGGACGGCTGGGTCTCTGGCATGTCGGGGTGCCGCCAAGCGGACCGATGGACGAACGATCCTTCCGCCATGCCAACCGGGTGCTCGGAAACGCCGACGAAACGGCGGCACTCGAGATTACCGTCTCCGGCCCTGTGCTCAAATTCTTCTCGGATGTCACGGTCGCACTGGCCGGCGCACAAATGCCGATGACACTCGACGGCACGCCGGTTCAGCACGGCATGGCAATCCTCGTAAAGGCGGGCCAAACGCTTGCGATCGGGGCGATCGCCGGTGCCGGGCAGCGCTCCTATCTCGCCGTCGCGGGCGGGTTCGCGGCCCCGGAAGTGCTCGGTTCGCGCGCAACCTTCGGCCTGGGCAAGTTCGGTGGTCATGCCACGGGAACGCTTCGCGCCGGACATGTGCTGCGGCTGGCGCGTGTTCCGCAGTCAGTATCAAAGCCGGCTAATGAGCCAGTCCGGCTCACGCGCGACTGGGAGGTCGGCGTGCTCTACGGTCCCCATGGCGCTCCCGATTTCTTTCTGGAGGAAGATATCGAAACGCTGTTTGCCACCGAATACGAGGTTCATTTCAACAGCGCCCGCACCGGCGTGCGCCTGATCGGCCCCGCGCCAAAATGGGCGCGCGCCGACGGCGGCGAAGCGGGACTTCATCCATCCAACCTGCACGATAATGCCTATGCGGTGGGCGCAATCGACTTCACCGGCGACATGCCGATCATTCTCGGCCCCGACGGCCCAAGCCTCGGCGGCTTCGTCTGCCCGGCGGTGATTGCTCGCGACGAGCAATGGAAGATGGGTCAGTTCAAACCGGGCGACAAGATCCGCTTCCGTGCTCTAAAACGCGCCGAGGACCCGATCGCCGGGCCGATGGTGAAGCGCATCGGCGACGATGCCGGTGCCGCGATCATCGGACGCAACGAGGTGGGACCGGTCCCCGTGGTCTATCGCCGCCAGGGCGACGACAATCTGCTGGTCGAGTACGGACCGATGCAGCTCGATATCGCGCTGCGCCTGCGCGTGCATCTGCTGATGCAGGCGATCACGGACGCGAAGCTTCCGGGGCTCGTCGATCTCACGCCCGGCATACGGTCGCTGCAGATCCACTATGATGGAACCGGTCTTACCCGCACGCGCCTCGTTGGCCTCTTGACCGAGATCGAGGCTTGCCTGCCGCCGGCGCAGGCGGTGAAGGTCCCGAGCCGGGTCGTGCATCTGCCGCTCTCCTGGAACGATCCCGACGCCGAACTTGCGATGCGCAAATACCAGGAGCTTGTCCGCCCCAATGCGCCATGGTGCCCGTCGAATATCGAGTTCATCCGCCGCATCAACGGCCTGGCCGACGAACAGGCGGTGCGCAACATCGTCTTCGACGCCAGCTATATCGTCCTCGGGCTCGGCGACGTCTATCTCGGCGCGCCGGTGGCCACACCGATGGACCCGCGCCATCGTCTGGTGACGACCAAATATAATCCGGCCCGAACCTGGACGCCGGAAAACGCCGTCGGCATCGGCGGCGCCTATATGTGTATCTACGGCATGGAAGGTCCGGGCGGCTATCAGCTTTTCGGCCGCACGATCCAGGTCTGGAACACCTGGCACCAGACGCCAGTCTTTTCCAAGGAAAAGCCCTGGCTGCTCGACTTCTTCGATCAGATCCGCTTCTTCCCCGTGAGCCATGAGGAACTGACCGAGGCGCGCGCCGCCTTCCCTCACGGCGGCTATCCGATCCGCATCGAGGAGACCGAATTCAGCTATGCGGCCTATGAAGCGGAGCTTGCCGTCAACGCGCAGGCCATCGGCGCCTTTAAGGCCAACCAGCAATTGGCCTTCGAGGCCGAACGCCAGCGCTGGAAGGATTTCGGCCTCGACAGTTTTGTCGTCGACGAGGCCGGCACCGGTCCTGGGCTTGGGGGCGATATTCCAGAAGGCTGCTTCGGCATCGAAAGCGCCGTGCCCGGCAACGTCTGGAAGATCCTCGTCGAAGAAGGCCAGCCGGTCGCCTCCGGCGAGACGCTTGCCATCATCGAATCCATGAAGATGGAAATCAATGTGACCGCCCATGCCGCCGGGCGCGTCCGCGATCTGCGCGCGGGCCCCGGCCGCAACGTGAAAGCCGGCGATGTCCTCGTCGTCTTGGAGGAAATCTGA
- a CDS encoding urea amidolyase associated protein UAAP2, which translates to MTDFIQTAPFRTLENAVQDHFIAAEAPFSTVIRKGQMLRIEDTYGQQAIDTLFYSAEDYCERYSNQDTMREQGAAYISTGTKIISNEGRVMLTMAADSCGRHDTSAGACSCESNTVRFGNGTKYLHACRDNFVLEVCRHGMSKRDVVPNINFFMNVPIEPSGEMTIVDGISAPGDYVELKAEMDVLLVISNCPQINNPCNGFDPTPIRVLVWDSEV; encoded by the coding sequence ATGACCGATTTCATCCAGACAGCACCCTTCCGCACGCTCGAGAACGCCGTGCAGGATCACTTCATTGCCGCCGAAGCACCGTTCTCGACGGTTATCCGCAAGGGCCAGATGTTGCGCATCGAGGACACATACGGCCAGCAGGCGATCGACACGCTCTTCTATAGCGCGGAAGACTATTGCGAGCGCTATTCCAACCAGGACACGATGCGCGAACAGGGCGCGGCCTATATCTCGACCGGCACCAAAATCATCTCCAATGAAGGCCGGGTGATGCTGACCATGGCCGCCGACAGTTGCGGTCGCCACGATACCTCAGCCGGCGCCTGCTCCTGCGAGAGTAATACAGTCCGCTTCGGCAATGGCACCAAATATCTCCATGCCTGCCGGGACAATTTCGTTCTCGAAGTATGCAGGCACGGCATGAGCAAGCGCGATGTCGTCCCCAACATCAATTTCTTCATGAACGTACCCATCGAGCCGAGCGGCGAGATGACGATCGTCGACGGGATTTCCGCACCGGGCGACTATGTGGAGCTGAAAGCGGAAATGGATGTCCTGCTCGTCATCTCCAATTGCCCGCAGATCAACAATCCTTGCAACGGTTTTGATCCGACACCGATCCGAGTGCTGGTCTGGGACAGCGAGGTCTGA
- a CDS encoding urea amidolyase associated protein UAAP1 — protein sequence MTHVRRSPEEIAANRARYEEHQRKGLEFAPKALPGASRLPAPEIAPDKIVHREVIPGGWYWSTRVKKNEVLRVSLDHGFSTISLVAWSAADTSERLNLPDTVKVQWTTALGKGRVIFSDMGRVMFSVTEDSCGAHDGLMGGSTSASNAAKYADGTRNTRDNLILLATKAGFDKRDIPPALALFAPVRVDQDGAFLWKPELLHGGDYVELRAEMDMIVGFSNCPHPFDPDKVYRPNPVTVTRVAAVEPPADDLCRTATAEAVRGFENNTLAAL from the coding sequence GTGACACATGTCAGACGTTCGCCGGAAGAAATAGCCGCCAACCGCGCGCGCTACGAGGAACATCAAAGGAAGGGGCTCGAATTCGCGCCGAAGGCCTTACCGGGAGCAAGCCGATTGCCTGCGCCCGAGATCGCGCCCGACAAGATCGTCCACCGCGAAGTGATCCCCGGGGGCTGGTACTGGTCGACCCGTGTCAAGAAGAACGAAGTGTTACGCGTCAGCCTCGATCACGGCTTCTCGACGATCTCCCTCGTCGCCTGGAGCGCTGCCGATACGAGCGAGCGGCTGAATCTGCCTGACACGGTGAAGGTGCAGTGGACGACTGCTCTCGGCAAGGGCCGGGTGATCTTCTCCGACATGGGCCGGGTGATGTTTTCGGTGACGGAAGACTCCTGCGGCGCCCATGATGGACTGATGGGCGGCTCGACCTCTGCGTCGAACGCGGCAAAATACGCAGACGGCACGCGCAATACCCGTGACAACTTGATCCTGCTTGCGACCAAGGCCGGGTTCGACAAGCGTGACATTCCGCCGGCGCTGGCGCTCTTTGCCCCCGTCCGCGTCGATCAGGACGGCGCCTTCCTGTGGAAGCCGGAACTTCTGCATGGAGGCGATTATGTCGAGCTGCGCGCCGAGATGGATATGATCGTCGGCTTTTCCAACTGCCCTCACCCGTTCGATCCGGACAAGGTTTACCGGCCGAATCCGGTGACCGTCACCCGCGTCGCAGCGGTCGAGCCTCCTGCCGACGACCTTTGCCGGACCGCGACTGCTGAAGCCGTACGCGGTTTTGAAAACAACACGCTGGCGGCATTGTGA
- a CDS encoding ABC transporter ATP-binding protein has translation MSELVIEKVWKEYGDQIVLEDVSLTVASRAFVALVGPSGCGKTTFLRMLLGQERPTRGAILLDGEPLPPEPGPDRGVVFQRYSVFPHLSVLGNVLLGREFSASRYKAKLFGTARSRAVDEARRLIGEVGLSGAEDKYPAQLSGGMQQRLALAQALIMKPKVLLLDEPFGALDPGIRAEIHALMKRLWHETQMTVVMVTHDMREAFTLATRVVAFERRRDRPEEKERYGATITKDISIWPPRLAGTPSIFSPDRDGPVASLGHCRDDLASSGEIQL, from the coding sequence ATGAGCGAACTTGTGATCGAAAAGGTCTGGAAGGAATATGGCGACCAGATCGTGCTTGAGGATGTGTCGCTGACAGTTGCCTCGCGTGCCTTCGTCGCCCTCGTCGGTCCGTCCGGCTGTGGGAAGACGACGTTCCTGCGCATGCTGCTCGGCCAGGAGCGGCCGACCCGGGGCGCAATCCTGCTCGACGGCGAACCGCTGCCGCCCGAGCCCGGGCCGGACCGCGGCGTTGTCTTCCAGCGCTACTCGGTGTTTCCGCATCTGAGCGTACTCGGCAACGTACTGCTCGGTCGCGAATTCTCCGCTTCCCGCTATAAGGCTAAGCTTTTCGGTACTGCCCGTAGCCGCGCGGTCGACGAAGCCCGGCGGCTGATCGGCGAAGTCGGCCTTTCCGGCGCCGAGGACAAATATCCGGCGCAGCTTTCGGGCGGCATGCAGCAGCGCCTGGCGCTGGCGCAGGCCCTTATCATGAAGCCGAAGGTGTTGCTACTCGACGAGCCTTTCGGCGCGCTTGATCCGGGCATCCGCGCCGAAATCCACGCACTGATGAAGCGGCTCTGGCACGAAACGCAGATGACCGTCGTCATGGTGACGCACGACATGCGCGAGGCCTTCACGCTTGCGACGCGCGTCGTCGCCTTCGAGCGTCGCCGCGACCGTCCAGAGGAAAAGGAGCGCTACGGCGCAACCATCACCAAGGACATTTCCATCTGGCCGCCACGCCTTGCCGGCACGCCATCGATCTTCAGCCCCGACCGGGACGGCCCGGTCGCTTCCCTGGGGCATTGCCGGGACGACCTGGCTTCGTCAGGAGAAATCCAACTGTGA
- a CDS encoding ABC transporter permease yields the protein MRWINTRPSRGAQLALMLLPFLLLIVSYTFGSAARLAENANDKLLPGLTGFAEAIDRLAFVADPRTGEYLLWSDTGASLVRLFAGLGISTVTALVIGMLIGMLPYLRALLSPFIAVISMVPPLALLPILFIAMGLGEASKIALIVIGVAPTMIRDLALKALELPREQIVKAESLGGSSWQIGLRVVLPQILPRLITCLRLQLGPAWLFLIAAEAISSDSGLGYRIFLVRRYLSMDIIFPYVVWITLLAVVMNYILDRIRIALFPWSELEKQA from the coding sequence ATGCGTTGGATCAACACGAGGCCGAGCCGAGGTGCGCAGCTTGCCTTGATGCTGCTGCCCTTCTTGCTGCTGATCGTCAGCTACACTTTTGGCTCGGCGGCGCGGCTGGCGGAAAACGCCAATGACAAGCTGCTGCCCGGTCTTACAGGTTTTGCCGAGGCGATCGATCGCCTGGCCTTCGTCGCTGATCCGCGCACAGGCGAATACCTGCTCTGGTCCGATACGGGGGCGAGCCTGGTGCGCCTGTTTGCAGGCCTCGGCATTTCGACCGTCACTGCGCTCGTCATTGGCATGCTGATCGGCATGCTGCCTTATCTGCGAGCGCTGCTTTCGCCTTTCATCGCCGTGATCTCCATGGTGCCGCCGCTGGCGCTGCTGCCGATCCTCTTCATCGCCATGGGGCTTGGGGAAGCCTCCAAGATCGCGCTCATCGTCATCGGCGTTGCGCCGACGATGATCCGCGACCTTGCGCTGAAGGCGCTGGAACTGCCGCGCGAACAGATCGTCAAGGCTGAATCGCTCGGCGGCTCTTCCTGGCAGATCGGCCTTCGCGTCGTTCTGCCGCAGATCCTTCCGCGACTGATCACCTGCCTCAGACTTCAGCTCGGTCCCGCCTGGCTATTCCTGATTGCAGCCGAGGCAATCTCGTCGGATTCCGGCCTCGGCTACCGTATCTTCCTCGTGCGCCGTTATCTCTCGATGGACATCATCTTTCCCTATGTCGTCTGGATCACGCTGCTCGCCGTGGTCATGAATTATATCCTCGATCGCATCCGGATCGCTCTCTTCCCTTGGTCGGAGTTGGAGAAGCAGGCATGA